Proteins from a genomic interval of Candidatus Didemnitutus sp.:
- a CDS encoding tetratricopeptide repeat protein, with translation MPPVQLQRLLQDAIVHHRAGRLHEAVALYTRIRAVLPRHFDAVHLSGVIALQQNRAAEAVELLTKAAAINAQHPVCRMRLGLALMAAGKPKDAEQQFREALRLKPDLVEGWDNLAYCLKGQDRLKEAVDCHEQSLKLNPQNAVGWYNYGLTLSLYGRVGEALRCHDRALQVDPAYAKAHFGRAQVLQQSHRAREAIEAYDRYLEREPRNLDAHGYRLFALNNVDTASREEVFRGHVAFGQRVGEFPVPDFAHDRSPDRRLRVAIISPDMRAHSCAYFLEPLLRHLDPAQFELYLYHDHFRQDAVSRRFQAMAATWRSIVAQPNTVVEETVRADRPDIVIDLAGHTGSINRLPMFARHLAPVQINYLGYPNTTGVRAIRYRFTDGVADPVGDADAFAVEQLVRFAPTAWCYQAPDHTPDVAPAPSLAAPDAPFTFGCFNNLGKVTDATLRLWARILTEAPDARMLFKGRGLGEAAARDGLAARFAQAGIPIERVEFLDRTDSTAEHLALYHRMDVSLDTLHYCGTTTTCESLWMGVPVITLAGDRHAARVSTSLLTAVGHEEWIARDADDYVAKAVALARDRQALATIRAGLRADLLRSPLLDHAGQSRRFAAALRQCWTTWCAERAPAELTAH, from the coding sequence ATGCCTCCGGTCCAACTGCAACGCCTCCTCCAAGACGCCATCGTGCACCACCGCGCCGGGCGCCTGCACGAGGCGGTCGCACTCTACACGCGCATCCGCGCCGTGTTGCCGCGTCATTTCGATGCCGTCCACCTCTCGGGCGTCATCGCGTTGCAGCAGAATCGCGCTGCCGAGGCGGTCGAGCTGCTCACGAAAGCCGCCGCGATCAACGCCCAGCACCCGGTCTGCCGCATGCGCCTGGGCCTCGCGCTCATGGCCGCGGGGAAGCCGAAGGACGCCGAGCAGCAATTTCGCGAGGCGCTGCGCCTGAAGCCCGATCTCGTGGAAGGGTGGGACAATCTCGCCTACTGTCTCAAAGGCCAGGATCGCCTGAAGGAAGCGGTCGATTGCCACGAGCAGTCGCTGAAACTGAATCCGCAGAACGCGGTCGGCTGGTATAACTACGGCCTCACGCTCAGCCTCTACGGCCGCGTGGGCGAGGCGTTGCGCTGCCACGACCGCGCGCTGCAAGTCGATCCTGCTTACGCCAAGGCGCATTTCGGCCGCGCGCAGGTCCTCCAGCAATCGCACCGCGCCCGCGAAGCCATCGAAGCTTACGACCGCTACCTCGAGCGCGAGCCGCGCAATCTCGATGCGCACGGTTACCGCCTGTTCGCGTTGAACAACGTCGACACCGCCAGCCGCGAAGAGGTTTTTCGCGGTCACGTCGCATTCGGCCAACGCGTCGGTGAGTTTCCCGTTCCGGATTTCGCCCACGACCGCTCGCCGGATCGGCGGCTCCGAGTGGCGATTATCTCGCCCGACATGCGCGCCCACTCGTGCGCCTATTTCCTCGAGCCGCTCCTCCGGCATCTCGATCCCGCCCAGTTCGAGCTCTACCTCTATCACGATCATTTTCGGCAAGACGCTGTATCCCGTCGCTTTCAGGCGATGGCCGCCACATGGCGCTCGATCGTCGCGCAACCGAATACCGTGGTCGAAGAAACCGTCCGCGCGGACCGTCCCGACATCGTCATCGATCTCGCCGGACACACCGGCTCCATCAATCGCCTGCCGATGTTCGCCCGGCACCTCGCGCCGGTGCAGATCAATTACCTCGGCTATCCGAACACCACCGGCGTGCGGGCGATCCGTTATCGCTTCACCGACGGCGTGGCCGACCCGGTGGGTGATGCCGATGCGTTCGCCGTCGAGCAACTCGTGCGCTTCGCCCCGACCGCGTGGTGCTATCAAGCGCCCGATCACACGCCCGACGTCGCCCCCGCGCCCAGTCTCGCCGCGCCCGATGCGCCGTTCACCTTCGGCTGTTTCAATAATCTGGGCAAAGTCACCGACGCCACGCTCCGGCTCTGGGCGCGCATCCTGACCGAAGCGCCGGATGCCCGCATGCTCTTCAAGGGCCGCGGCCTCGGCGAAGCGGCGGCGCGCGACGGCCTCGCGGCGCGTTTCGCCCAAGCCGGCATCCCGATCGAGCGCGTCGAATTTCTCGACCGCACCGACAGCACCGCCGAGCACCTCGCGCTCTACCACCGCATGGATGTCTCGCTCGACACGCTGCATTACTGCGGCACGACGACGACCTGCGAATCGCTTTGGATGGGCGTGCCCGTGATCACGCTGGCGGGCGATCGCCACGCGGCGCGCGTGAGCACGAGTCTGCTCACCGCCGTCGGCCACGAGGAATGGATCGCGCGCGACGCCGACGACTACGTGGCGAAAGCCGTGGCGCTGGCGCGCGATCGCCAAGCCCTCGCGACCATTCGCGCCGGGCTGCGCGCCGACCTGTTACGCTCGCCCTTGCTCGATCACGCCGGCCAATCCCGGCGCTTCGCCGCGGCCCTGCGCCAATGCTGGACGACGTGGTGCGCTGAACGCGCGCCGGCGGAACTCACGGCGCACTGA
- a CDS encoding DegT/DnrJ/EryC1/StrS family aminotransferase, producing the protein MSSVALPEITVTKPALPPLQDYVAYLEQIWASHYVTNNGPLLRQLEGQLRERLQSPHVWFVSNGTIALQIALHAANVDGDVLTTPFSFVATSGALLWERCKPVFVDIEPRYLTIDPKKLEAALTPRTTAILATHVYGFPCAVDELAAFARAHGLKLIYDAAHTFGCELHGRPLVTYGDLSCLSFHATKIFHTIEGGAVVINHDDVLAERVKLMRSFGQWGENFRCEGINGKNSEFHAAMGLCMLPRVEALIAERREQVLLYHELLDGSGAVLPKPPEEGFRHNYAYCPIILPTAASSQAVLDSLAAVGIRARRYFFPPLNRLAYLSDTRDCPIAEDIAGRVLCLPTSADVIPAVQHRVANIILDVLARSRRRVAGDHVAS; encoded by the coding sequence ATGTCCTCCGTCGCCCTCCCCGAAATCACCGTCACCAAGCCCGCGCTGCCGCCGCTGCAGGACTACGTGGCCTACCTTGAGCAGATCTGGGCCTCGCACTACGTCACGAACAACGGCCCGCTGCTGCGCCAGCTCGAGGGACAGTTGCGCGAACGGCTCCAGTCGCCCCATGTGTGGTTCGTCAGCAACGGCACCATTGCGCTCCAGATCGCACTCCACGCCGCCAACGTCGACGGCGACGTCCTAACCACCCCGTTCAGCTTCGTGGCCACCAGCGGCGCGCTGCTCTGGGAGCGCTGCAAGCCTGTCTTCGTCGACATCGAGCCGCGCTACCTGACGATCGATCCGAAGAAACTGGAGGCTGCGCTGACTCCGCGCACAACCGCGATCCTCGCGACGCACGTCTACGGCTTCCCCTGCGCCGTCGACGAACTGGCCGCTTTCGCCCGCGCCCATGGCCTCAAGCTCATCTACGACGCGGCGCATACGTTCGGCTGCGAACTGCACGGCCGGCCGCTCGTGACCTACGGCGACCTGAGCTGCCTGAGTTTCCACGCCACGAAGATCTTCCACACCATCGAGGGCGGTGCGGTCGTGATCAATCATGACGACGTCCTGGCTGAGCGTGTGAAGCTCATGCGCTCCTTCGGCCAGTGGGGCGAGAATTTCCGCTGCGAGGGCATCAACGGCAAGAACTCCGAGTTCCACGCCGCGATGGGCCTCTGCATGCTGCCGCGCGTCGAGGCGCTGATCGCCGAGCGGCGCGAGCAGGTCCTGCTGTATCACGAGCTGCTGGACGGGAGCGGGGCCGTGCTGCCGAAGCCGCCCGAGGAAGGGTTCCGGCATAACTACGCCTACTGCCCGATCATCCTGCCTACGGCAGCAAGCTCGCAGGCCGTGCTCGACAGCCTCGCCGCCGTCGGCATCCGCGCTCGCCGCTACTTCTTCCCGCCGCTCAACCGGCTCGCCTATCTCAGCGACACGCGCGACTGCCCCATTGCCGAGGACATCGCCGGCCGCGTGCTGTGCCTGCCCACCTCTGCGGACGTCATTCCCGCTGTCCAGCATCGGGTGGCGAACATCATCCTCGACGTGCTGGCGCGCTCACGGCGCCGCGTCGCCGGCGACCATGTTGCATCCTGA